From Cellulophaga lytica DSM 7489, a single genomic window includes:
- a CDS encoding M23 family metallopeptidase, producing MRIYAFIAALFLLTSVYGQEKYPQNKFQSPLDIPLILAGNFGELRSNHFHSGIDIKTQQREGLAVYAIDDASVTRIKISHWGYGKALYITHPSGYTSVYAHLQKFSPKIEEYIKKIQYKKQSYQVETFPDFGELKVKKGEVIAYSGNTGGSSGPHLHFEIRSNTTSKPTNPLLYGYDIRDATDPTILNLYAYPLSNDAQINRSANKTQIKFKRQADGSYLADKVYASGTIGIGFNGYDRQDMAANKNGIYAIEQLVNGKTYSKFKFDSFSFAETRYINTLIDYQHYGKYSQRIVKCFKDPSNKLSIYSDLHNDGKIVVNNGLTYNVELLLKDWENNTTKIIIPIEGKVQELKSPKKVATTDNYLIAKKPNNYNLEGAKVYFPANTFYNDFYIDLKKGKDTVKIHNNEVPAHRNFTITFDVSKYSDTEKKQLFIARLNSKNLPIHATTYKRGNTFTTRTKNLGTYTLAKDTIAPVITPKNFKAKQWLNNYKYLSLKIVDDLSGIDTYNAYINGEWVLMSYEYKTNTITYNFDDKILNKKECNLKVIVTDNVGNSTTYETTFYRK from the coding sequence ATGAGAATTTACGCATTTATAGCTGCATTATTTTTACTTACTTCTGTATACGGACAAGAGAAATATCCTCAAAATAAATTTCAGTCACCATTAGATATCCCTTTAATTTTGGCTGGTAATTTTGGCGAGTTACGCTCTAACCATTTTCATTCTGGTATAGATATAAAAACCCAACAAAGGGAAGGATTAGCTGTTTATGCTATTGATGATGCTTCTGTTACGCGTATTAAAATATCGCACTGGGGATATGGTAAAGCTCTTTACATAACTCACCCTAGCGGTTACACCTCTGTGTATGCGCATTTACAAAAATTTTCTCCTAAAATTGAAGAGTACATCAAAAAAATACAATATAAAAAGCAATCATATCAAGTAGAGACTTTTCCTGATTTTGGAGAGCTTAAAGTTAAAAAGGGAGAAGTTATAGCTTACTCTGGCAATACAGGTGGTTCTTCTGGTCCGCATTTACATTTTGAAATTAGAAGCAATACTACCAGCAAACCTACAAATCCGCTTTTATATGGTTACGATATTAGAGACGCAACAGACCCAACAATTTTAAACTTATACGCTTATCCACTAAGTAATGATGCGCAAATTAACCGTAGCGCAAATAAAACTCAAATTAAATTTAAGAGGCAAGCAGACGGATCTTATTTGGCAGATAAAGTTTATGCCTCTGGTACTATAGGAATTGGCTTTAATGGTTATGACAGGCAAGATATGGCTGCAAACAAAAATGGTATTTACGCTATAGAACAGTTGGTAAATGGTAAAACATACTCTAAATTTAAGTTTGATTCTTTTTCGTTTGCAGAAACAAGATATATTAACACATTAATAGACTACCAACACTACGGTAAATATAGCCAGCGCATTGTAAAGTGTTTTAAAGACCCTAGTAATAAACTTAGTATTTATTCTGATTTACATAACGATGGAAAAATTGTTGTAAACAATGGACTTACCTACAATGTAGAGTTGCTATTAAAAGACTGGGAAAACAACACTACAAAAATAATTATTCCTATTGAAGGCAAAGTACAAGAGCTAAAATCACCCAAAAAAGTTGCTACTACAGATAATTACTTAATAGCAAAAAAACCAAACAATTACAATTTAGAAGGGGCAAAAGTATATTTTCCTGCTAATACTTTTTATAACGATTTCTATATCGATTTAAAAAAGGGGAAGGATACCGTAAAAATTCATAATAACGAAGTACCTGCACACCGCAATTTTACAATAACCTTTGATGTTAGTAAATACTCTGATACTGAGAAAAAACAATTATTTATTGCTAGATTGAATAGCAAAAACTTACCTATACACGCAACTACATATAAAAGAGGAAATACCTTTACTACAAGAACAAAAAATTTAGGCACATACACCCTTGCTAAAGATACTATTGCACCTGTTATTACGCCTAAAAACTTTAAAGCAAAACAATGGCTAAACAATTACAAATATTTAAGCCTTAAAATTGTTGATGATTTAAGTGGCATTGACACTTATAATGCCTATATAAACGGAGAGTGGGTTTTAATGAGTTATGAATACAAAACAAATACAATAACTTATAATTTTGATGATAAAATTCTTAATAAAAAAGAATGCAATTTAAAAGTTATTGTTACAGATAATGTAGGCAACAGTACTACATATGAAACTACTTTTTATAGAAAATAA
- a CDS encoding TonB-dependent receptor, which yields MHRPIVCLFILLFFFTTSKAQEKYTLFGTITEASSNETLIGVSIAVPELQTGVITNEYGFYSLTLPKGNYTIIVSYIGFNDIKKEINLNKDTTLNLQLNEAIEELNEIVLTEDIEKISIRKPQMSVNSLSSSSIKKIPAILGEADVLKSILLLPGVTSGGEGASGFNVRGGSVDQNLILLDEATIYNSSHLFGFFSVFNPDAIKDLKLYKGGIPAKYGGRISSVLDIYQKEGNSKEFKANGGIGIVSSRLLLEGPLKKDKGAFLIGGRSSYAHLFLPLLDNDNKAYFYDLNTKLNYKINKNNNLYLSGYFGRDVFSIANSFENTYGNSVINLRWNHLFSDKLFSNLSLIYSDYFYGLELDFVGFKWNSGIQNFNLKYDFKNYISNNLKLNYGLNNTYYRFNPGEIKPNRSDSGILPNKLTDKYANEFAAYIDAEHKVSSNLTLQYGVRWSHFTRLGQDELFIYENNQAVNFNTDFQIYESAEPIGIERFKRSAQITTFNNLEPRVALSYALNNNNSIKASYNHMAQYLHLLSNTSSPTPLDVWSPSGKYIKPQILDQYAIGYFKNFNNDSYSLETEAYYKDVKNRIDYIDGANLIANDAIEQVILNGKMRSYGLELMLKKNSGKLNGWLSYTLSKSEQQTPPRSTNETGINNGKWYTTSFDKTHDLSINASYNLNDKWSFNSNLIYQSGQPTNYPIGQFEYKDLSIPIYGDRNNQRLPSYNRLDISATLTPKKNKNRKLQAQWVFGIYNVYNRKNAASINFSRNEDTGNNEALRTSIFGIVPSVTYNFKF from the coding sequence ATGCACAGACCAATTGTCTGCCTTTTTATCCTTTTGTTCTTTTTTACAACAAGTAAGGCGCAGGAAAAATATACATTATTTGGCACCATCACAGAAGCGTCTAGTAACGAAACACTAATAGGTGTTTCTATAGCAGTACCAGAACTACAAACAGGAGTAATTACCAATGAATACGGGTTTTACTCATTAACACTGCCTAAAGGAAACTACACAATAATTGTAAGTTATATTGGTTTTAATGACATTAAAAAAGAAATAAATTTAAATAAAGATACCACATTAAACCTTCAACTTAATGAAGCTATTGAGGAGTTAAACGAAATTGTACTTACTGAGGACATTGAGAAAATTAGCATTCGAAAACCACAAATGAGTGTAAACTCTTTATCATCTAGCAGTATAAAAAAAATACCAGCAATATTAGGCGAGGCTGATGTTCTAAAGTCAATTTTACTACTTCCTGGAGTTACTAGTGGTGGTGAAGGTGCATCCGGATTTAATGTGCGTGGTGGCTCTGTAGATCAAAATTTAATTTTACTAGATGAAGCTACCATTTACAACTCTTCACATTTATTTGGTTTCTTTTCAGTTTTTAATCCTGATGCCATAAAAGATTTAAAACTATACAAAGGTGGTATACCTGCAAAATACGGAGGCAGAATTTCATCTGTACTAGATATTTACCAAAAAGAAGGAAACAGTAAAGAATTTAAAGCTAATGGCGGTATTGGCATTGTTTCTAGTAGATTATTGCTTGAAGGACCTTTAAAAAAAGACAAAGGCGCTTTTTTAATCGGTGGTCGTAGCTCTTATGCTCATCTGTTTTTACCCTTATTAGATAATGACAATAAGGCATATTTTTATGATTTAAATACTAAACTTAATTACAAAATAAATAAAAACAATAACCTATACTTATCTGGCTATTTTGGTAGAGATGTTTTTAGCATTGCCAATAGTTTTGAAAACACATATGGTAACTCTGTTATTAATTTAAGGTGGAATCACTTATTTTCTGATAAATTGTTTAGCAATTTATCATTAATTTACTCTGACTATTTTTACGGATTAGAATTAGATTTTGTTGGTTTTAAATGGAACTCTGGAATACAAAACTTTAATCTTAAGTACGATTTTAAAAATTACATCTCTAACAACCTTAAATTAAATTACGGACTAAACAACACATATTACAGATTTAATCCTGGAGAAATAAAGCCAAACCGAAGCGATTCTGGTATTTTACCAAACAAATTAACTGACAAATACGCTAACGAATTTGCTGCCTATATAGATGCCGAACACAAAGTTAGCAGCAACCTTACATTACAGTACGGAGTACGCTGGAGCCATTTCACCAGGCTAGGACAAGATGAGCTTTTTATATATGAAAACAACCAAGCAGTTAATTTTAATACCGATTTTCAGATATACGAAAGTGCAGAACCTATAGGAATAGAACGCTTTAAAAGATCTGCACAAATAACCACATTTAACAACTTAGAGCCAAGAGTAGCATTGTCTTACGCACTAAACAATAACAACTCTATAAAAGCTAGTTACAACCATATGGCTCAGTACCTGCATTTATTATCTAACACTAGCTCCCCTACTCCTTTAGATGTTTGGTCTCCCAGCGGAAAATATATTAAACCACAAATATTAGATCAATATGCAATAGGCTATTTTAAAAACTTTAATAATGACAGTTACTCCTTAGAGACAGAAGCTTATTACAAAGATGTTAAAAACAGAATAGACTATATAGATGGTGCTAACCTAATTGCTAATGATGCAATAGAACAGGTAATTTTAAATGGTAAAATGAGATCTTACGGTTTAGAACTTATGCTTAAGAAAAACAGCGGAAAATTAAACGGTTGGCTATCTTACACTTTATCTAAGTCCGAACAACAAACTCCTCCAAGAAGCACTAACGAAACAGGAATTAACAATGGTAAATGGTACACCACGTCTTTTGATAAGACTCACGATTTATCTATTAACGCTAGCTATAACTTAAATGACAAATGGAGCTTTAATAGTAATTTAATATACCAATCTGGGCAACCAACAAACTACCCAATTGGTCAATTTGAGTACAAAGACCTAAGCATTCCTATTTATGGAGACCGTAACAACCAACGCTTACCAAGCTACAACAGGTTAGATATATCTGCCACACTAACTCCTAAAAAAAATAAAAACAGAAAATTGCAAGCACAATGGGTTTTTGGCATATACAACGTTTACAATCGTAAAAATGCAGCTTCTATTAATTTTTCTAGAAATGAGGATACTGGAAACAATGAAGCTCTACGTACCTCTATTTTTGGTATAGTACCATCTGTAACTTATAATTTTAAATTTTAA
- a CDS encoding DUF4249 family protein, producing MKKLVYIIPLLLFFGCEDVVDIDVPSTEPKLVIDASFNVYTTESPVRTDGFVKLSLTTNYFDTEDNPVTTADVFIVDLSSGTVYPFSSNGNAGYYQASSNNFTPEFNKTYQLNVVYNNNTYIAETTLIPSVAIDNVEQGDATLFDEDDTELIVSFTDNANRDDFYLFDLDFGEFLTTSDEFFQGETFKFSYFYDDLSSGKEVVIKLNGVDEQFYNYMDLILAQSGESSGGPFQTTPATIRGNIINTTNEDDYALGYFNLSETYEYKITIN from the coding sequence ATGAAAAAGTTAGTATACATTATACCACTACTATTATTTTTTGGGTGCGAAGATGTTGTAGATATAGACGTTCCTAGTACCGAACCAAAATTAGTTATAGATGCTAGTTTTAATGTATATACAACAGAGTCTCCTGTAAGAACAGATGGTTTTGTAAAATTATCTTTAACAACAAACTATTTTGATACTGAAGATAACCCAGTAACCACAGCAGATGTTTTTATTGTAGATTTAAGCTCCGGAACAGTTTATCCATTCTCATCTAATGGAAATGCTGGCTACTACCAAGCTTCATCAAATAATTTTACACCAGAGTTTAATAAAACATACCAATTAAATGTAGTGTATAACAACAATACATACATTGCAGAAACTACCTTAATACCTAGTGTAGCAATTGATAATGTAGAACAAGGAGATGCTACACTTTTTGATGAAGATGATACAGAACTAATTGTTTCCTTTACAGATAATGCCAATAGAGATGATTTTTATCTGTTTGATTTGGATTTTGGTGAATTTTTAACCACGTCAGATGAGTTTTTTCAAGGAGAAACATTTAAGTTCTCTTATTTTTATGACGATTTATCTTCTGGCAAGGAAGTTGTTATAAAGTTAAATGGTGTAGATGAACAATTTTATAATTATATGGATTTAATTTTAGCACAAAGTGGAGAAAGCTCTGGAGGACCTTTTCAAACAACACCTGCTACTATTAGAGGCAACATAATTAACACCACAAATGAAGATGATTATGCTTTAGGATATTTTAATTTATCTGAAACATACGAGTACAAAATTACTATAAATTAA
- a CDS encoding cysteine desulfurase family protein yields the protein MQKVYLDSAATTQVREEVIAKMQDALGECYGNPSSTHSFGRTAKTAIEKTRKTIAKYLNAHPAEIIFTSGGTEADNMILRGAVRDLDVRTIITSKIEHHAVLHTVEELEKEYGIALHYVNLDANGNPDLIHLKELLAKDDTKKIVSLMHVNNEIGNKLDIDAVCILCKEYNALFHSDTVQSVGHYAWDVQQTPVDFLTAAAHKFHGPKGIGFAYIKKDKGIKPLIFGGSQERGFRAGTEPYHNIVGLEEAFVMSYNNLDEEKAYVTELKQYFIDKIKTEIPEVKFNGLSGDIDKSTYTLVNVNLPVDEKKGLMLLFHLDLKGIGCSKGSACQSGSSLGSHVLTEVLSNEDLQKPSVRFSFSKYNTKQELDYTIQVLKEFVES from the coding sequence ATGCAAAAAGTTTATTTAGATAGCGCAGCTACAACACAGGTAAGAGAAGAAGTTATTGCAAAAATGCAAGACGCTTTAGGAGAATGTTACGGGAACCCATCTTCTACACATAGTTTTGGTAGAACAGCTAAAACTGCAATAGAAAAAACACGCAAAACAATTGCGAAATACTTAAACGCACACCCAGCAGAAATTATTTTTACATCTGGTGGTACAGAGGCAGATAATATGATTTTGCGTGGAGCAGTAAGAGATTTAGATGTGCGTACTATTATTACTTCTAAAATAGAGCACCATGCTGTTTTACATACAGTAGAGGAATTAGAAAAAGAATACGGTATTGCATTGCATTACGTAAATTTAGATGCTAACGGTAATCCAGATTTAATACATTTAAAAGAGTTATTGGCAAAAGATGATACTAAAAAAATAGTGAGTCTTATGCACGTTAATAATGAAATAGGCAACAAGTTAGATATTGATGCAGTTTGTATATTGTGTAAAGAGTATAATGCTCTATTTCATTCAGACACTGTACAGTCTGTTGGTCATTATGCTTGGGATGTACAACAAACTCCAGTAGATTTTTTAACTGCTGCTGCTCATAAATTTCACGGTCCAAAAGGTATTGGTTTTGCTTATATAAAAAAGGATAAAGGTATTAAGCCACTAATATTTGGAGGCTCTCAGGAACGTGGTTTTAGAGCGGGTACAGAACCATACCATAATATAGTTGGTTTGGAAGAGGCCTTTGTAATGTCTTATAATAATTTAGATGAAGAAAAGGCTTATGTTACAGAGCTTAAACAATACTTTATTGATAAAATAAAAACAGAAATTCCTGAGGTTAAATTTAACGGGTTGTCTGGTGATATAGATAAAAGTACATACACTTTGGTAAACGTAAATTTACCTGTAGACGAGAAAAAAGGTTTAATGCTTTTATTTCATTTAGATTTAAAAGGTATTGGGTGTTCTAAAGGTAGCGCTTGCCAATCTGGAAGCAGCTTAGGGTCTCACGTATTAACAGAGGTGTTGTCTAATGAAGATTTACAAAAACCGTCGGTACGCTTTTCTTTCTCTAAATACAATACCAAGCAAGAGTTAGATTATACTATACAAGTATTAAAAGAGTTTGTAGAGAGTTAA
- a CDS encoding cell division protein ZapA, whose product MAEKLKIKLSIADRVYPLTIDPSQEEGLRKAAKNIEQLAKKFEQNYAVRDKQDVLAMCALQFASKIEQKSIDKQEDTTEVTKRLKALEHIVESKLSSI is encoded by the coding sequence ATGGCAGAAAAGCTAAAAATTAAACTTTCTATTGCAGACAGGGTTTACCCGTTAACTATAGATCCTAGTCAGGAAGAAGGTTTACGTAAAGCTGCAAAAAATATAGAGCAGCTTGCAAAAAAGTTTGAGCAAAATTATGCCGTTAGAGATAAACAAGATGTATTGGCAATGTGTGCCTTACAATTTGCCTCTAAAATAGAGCAAAAAAGTATTGATAAACAAGAAGACACAACAGAAGTTACTAAGCGTTTAAAAGCATTAGAACACATTGTAGAATCTAAGCTGAGCTCTATATAA
- a CDS encoding NADP-dependent isocitrate dehydrogenase: MPKIIYTKTDEAPALATQSFLPIVQAFTKTTGIEMETKDISLAARILAVFPDYLSKEQQFEDALAQLGELAKSPEANIIKLPNISASIPQLKEAIAELQEKGYAIPSYPDDPKDAKEQEIKRRYDKIKGSAVNPVLREGNSDRRAPKAVKNYAKANPHSMGAWSPDSKSQVATMSSGDFKANEKSITLDKATDVSVVLVKEDGSKEVLKDKISLLDGEIIDATVMSNKALLAFLQKQMKEAKDAGILFSLHMKATMMKVSDPIIFGHAVEVFFADVFKKYGKVFEENGISANNGLESLLNKLDKISNGAEIKAEIEKTIENGPDLAMVNSDKGITNLHVPSDVIIDASMPAMIRNSGQMWNAEGKAQDTLAVIPDSSYAEIYSATIDFCKKHGAFDPTTMGTVPNVGLMAQKAEEYGSHDKTFEIANNGKVQVIDATGTVLIEHNVEAGDIWRMCQVKDAPIQDWVKLAVSRARATNTPAVFWLDENRAHDAELIKKVNTYLPNHDTSGLEILILSPLKATEYTLARIKDGKDTISVSGNVLRDYLTDLFPILEVGTSAKMLSIVPLMNGGGLFETGAGGSAPKHVEQFTEEGHLRWDSLGEFLALEVSLEHEAEKSGNTDTLVLAEALGDATEKFLLNDKSPSRKVNEIDNRGSHFYLTLYWAEALANQTKSPALQAKFKDVYASLKDNESKINEELINAQGSSVNIEGYYLPNQEVLAKAMRPSNTLNTIISSI, from the coding sequence ATGCCAAAAATAATATATACAAAAACTGATGAAGCTCCTGCTTTAGCAACTCAATCTTTCTTACCAATTGTACAAGCTTTTACTAAAACTACAGGTATAGAAATGGAAACAAAAGACATCTCTTTAGCAGCTCGTATATTAGCTGTTTTTCCAGATTACCTATCAAAAGAGCAACAGTTTGAAGATGCTTTAGCACAATTAGGAGAATTGGCAAAAAGTCCTGAGGCTAACATTATTAAACTTCCTAATATTAGTGCTTCTATACCACAACTTAAAGAAGCCATTGCAGAACTACAAGAAAAAGGGTACGCTATACCTAGCTACCCAGACGATCCTAAAGATGCAAAAGAGCAAGAAATTAAAAGACGTTATGATAAAATTAAAGGTAGTGCAGTAAACCCTGTATTACGCGAGGGTAACTCTGACCGTAGAGCTCCAAAAGCTGTTAAAAACTATGCAAAAGCAAATCCACACTCTATGGGTGCTTGGAGCCCAGATTCTAAATCTCAAGTAGCTACTATGTCTTCTGGAGATTTTAAAGCTAACGAAAAGTCTATCACCTTAGACAAAGCAACAGATGTTAGTGTTGTTTTAGTAAAAGAAGATGGCTCTAAAGAGGTTTTAAAAGATAAAATTTCATTACTAGATGGCGAAATTATAGATGCTACTGTAATGAGCAACAAAGCTCTTTTAGCGTTTTTACAAAAGCAAATGAAAGAAGCTAAAGATGCTGGCATATTGTTTTCTTTACATATGAAAGCAACTATGATGAAGGTTTCTGACCCAATTATTTTTGGTCACGCTGTAGAAGTTTTCTTTGCTGATGTATTTAAAAAGTACGGTAAAGTTTTTGAAGAAAACGGAATAAGCGCAAACAACGGTTTAGAAAGCTTATTAAATAAATTAGATAAAATATCTAATGGCGCAGAAATTAAAGCTGAAATTGAAAAGACTATAGAGAATGGTCCAGATTTAGCAATGGTTAATTCTGACAAAGGAATAACAAATTTACACGTGCCTAGTGACGTTATTATTGATGCTTCTATGCCAGCAATGATACGTAACTCCGGACAAATGTGGAATGCAGAAGGTAAAGCACAAGATACTTTGGCTGTTATACCAGATAGTAGTTATGCAGAAATTTACTCTGCAACTATAGATTTCTGTAAAAAACACGGTGCTTTTGACCCTACAACAATGGGTACAGTACCTAACGTTGGTTTAATGGCTCAAAAAGCTGAAGAATACGGATCTCACGACAAAACTTTTGAAATTGCAAACAACGGAAAAGTACAAGTTATAGATGCTACCGGTACTGTACTTATAGAGCACAACGTAGAAGCTGGTGATATCTGGAGAATGTGCCAAGTAAAAGATGCTCCTATACAAGACTGGGTTAAGTTAGCCGTTTCTAGAGCAAGAGCAACTAATACACCTGCTGTATTTTGGTTAGATGAAAACAGAGCTCATGATGCAGAGTTAATTAAAAAAGTTAACACATATTTACCTAACCATGATACGTCTGGTTTAGAAATTTTAATTCTATCGCCTTTAAAAGCTACAGAATACACACTTGCTAGAATTAAAGATGGTAAAGACACTATTTCTGTTTCTGGTAATGTACTTAGAGATTACTTAACAGATTTGTTCCCAATTTTAGAAGTTGGTACAAGCGCAAAAATGCTATCTATTGTTCCTTTAATGAATGGTGGTGGTTTGTTTGAAACTGGTGCAGGTGGATCTGCTCCTAAACACGTTGAACAATTTACTGAAGAAGGACACTTACGTTGGGATTCTTTAGGTGAATTTTTAGCTTTAGAGGTTTCTTTAGAGCACGAGGCAGAAAAATCTGGAAATACTGATACACTTGTTTTAGCTGAAGCTTTAGGTGATGCTACAGAGAAATTTTTATTAAACGATAAATCTCCGTCTAGAAAAGTAAACGAAATAGACAACAGAGGTTCTCACTTTTACCTAACATTATATTGGGCAGAAGCATTAGCTAACCAAACCAAGAGTCCTGCTTTACAAGCTAAATTTAAAGATGTTTATGCTTCATTAAAAGATAATGAAAGCAAAATAAACGAAGAGTTAATTAACGCTCAAGGTTCTAGTGTAAACATAGAGGGCTACTACTTACCTAACCAAGAGGTTTTAGCTAAAGCTATGAGACCTAGCAACACTTTAAATACTATTATTAGTAGTATTTAA
- the rny gene encoding ribonuclease Y, translated as MENITFIIIGTIVGLAIGFIIAKFLEKGKASKTIASAKLEAESILRNAKTEGEGIKKDKILQAKEKFLELKAEHEKVIIAKDKKMSEAEKRTRDKESQVSNELAKSKKLNDQLQSKLQSVDHKNEYLEKKRSELDKLHKNQVQQLEVISGLSADEAKEQLVNSLKETAKSDAMAFMQTAMEEAKLTAEQDAKKIIINTIQRIGTEEAVENCVSVFNLESDDVKGRIIGREGRNIRALEAATGVEIIVDDTPEAIILSCFDSVRREVARLSLHKLVTDGRIHPARIEEVVRKTEKQIEQEIVEVGKRTIIDLGIHGLHPELIRAIGRMKYRSSYGQNLLQHSREVAKLCGVMAAELGLNPKTAKRAGLLHDIGKVPNTEVEVETPHAILGMQWAEKYGEKADVCNAIGAHHDEIEMKTLIAPIVQVCDAISGARPGARRQVLDSYIQRLKDLEEVAFGFVGVQKAYAIQAGRELRVIVESEKVNDDKAAELSFEISQKIQTDMTYPGQVKVTVIRETRAVNVAK; from the coding sequence ATGGAGAATATTACATTTATAATTATAGGAACTATAGTAGGTTTGGCAATTGGTTTTATAATAGCCAAGTTTTTAGAGAAAGGCAAAGCCTCTAAAACAATTGCTAGTGCTAAGTTAGAAGCGGAATCAATATTAAGAAATGCTAAAACCGAAGGTGAAGGCATTAAAAAAGATAAAATACTACAGGCAAAAGAAAAGTTTTTAGAACTTAAAGCAGAACATGAAAAAGTTATTATTGCTAAGGATAAAAAAATGTCTGAAGCAGAAAAACGAACTAGAGATAAAGAATCTCAGGTTAGTAATGAGCTTGCAAAAAGTAAAAAGTTAAATGACCAACTACAGTCTAAGCTACAGTCTGTAGATCATAAGAACGAATATTTAGAGAAAAAACGATCTGAGTTAGATAAGTTGCACAAAAACCAGGTACAGCAGTTAGAGGTGATTTCTGGCTTGTCTGCTGATGAGGCTAAAGAGCAATTGGTAAATTCTTTAAAAGAAACAGCTAAGTCAGATGCTATGGCGTTTATGCAAACAGCTATGGAAGAGGCTAAACTTACTGCAGAACAAGATGCCAAGAAAATTATAATTAATACTATACAGCGTATAGGAACAGAGGAAGCAGTAGAAAACTGTGTATCTGTTTTTAACCTAGAGTCAGATGATGTTAAAGGGCGTATTATTGGTAGAGAAGGTAGAAACATTAGAGCTTTAGAGGCTGCAACTGGGGTAGAGATTATTGTAGATGATACTCCTGAAGCTATTATACTTTCTTGTTTTGACTCTGTACGTAGAGAGGTAGCACGTTTGTCTTTACATAAATTGGTGACAGATGGCCGTATACACCCTGCACGTATTGAAGAAGTGGTGCGTAAAACAGAAAAACAAATTGAGCAAGAAATTGTAGAAGTTGGTAAGCGTACAATTATAGACTTGGGTATTCACGGTTTACACCCAGAGTTAATTAGAGCAATTGGGCGTATGAAATACCGTTCTTCTTATGGGCAAAACTTATTGCAACACTCAAGAGAAGTTGCTAAACTATGTGGTGTAATGGCAGCAGAGTTAGGTTTAAACCCTAAAACAGCTAAAAGGGCAGGTTTACTACATGATATTGGTAAAGTGCCAAACACAGAAGTAGAGGTAGAAACACCACACGCTATTTTAGGTATGCAATGGGCAGAAAAGTACGGAGAAAAGGCAGATGTTTGTAATGCTATTGGTGCCCACCATGATGAAATTGAAATGAAAACTCTAATAGCGCCAATTGTACAAGTTTGTGATGCTATTAGTGGTGCAAGACCAGGGGCAAGAAGACAAGTTTTAGATTCTTATATACAACGATTAAAAGATTTAGAAGAAGTTGCTTTTGGATTTGTAGGAGTACAAAAAGCATATGCAATACAAGCTGGTAGAGAGTTGCGTGTTATTGTAGAGAGCGAAAAAGTAAATGATGACAAGGCGGCAGAATTGTCATTTGAAATTTCTCAAAAAATACAAACTGATATGACGTATCCAGGTCAAGTTAAAGTTACTGTAATACGCGAAACAAGAGCAGTTAACGTAGCTAAATAG
- a CDS encoding DUF6095 family protein translates to MPTTQSDSFYKSIKFFGLTVLLMFSGPGAIYEAFKNENHPLYLPVLILGFILSLAALGLFYYSLRLMMTAIFGKRKK, encoded by the coding sequence ATGCCCACAACACAGTCTGACTCTTTTTACAAAAGCATTAAGTTTTTTGGGCTAACAGTATTACTTATGTTTTCTGGCCCTGGAGCTATATACGAGGCCTTTAAAAACGAAAATCACCCTTTATATTTACCTGTACTTATACTTGGTTTTATTTTGTCTTTAGCTGCGTTAGGGCTTTTCTATTACAGTTTACGCTTAATGATGACAGCAATTTTTGGAAAGAGAAAAAAGTAA
- the rplS gene encoding 50S ribosomal protein L19, producing MEALIKFVEDEFVPKKDFPKFSAGDTITVYYEIKEGEKTRTQFFRGVVIQRRGSGATETFTIRKMSGTVGVERIFPVNLPALQKIEINKKGKVRRARIFYFRGLTGKKARIKEVRK from the coding sequence ATGGAAGCATTAATTAAATTTGTTGAAGACGAATTTGTTCCAAAAAAAGATTTTCCAAAATTCTCTGCTGGTGATACAATTACTGTATACTACGAAATTAAGGAAGGTGAAAAAACTCGTACTCAGTTCTTTAGAGGTGTAGTTATCCAAAGAAGAGGTAGCGGCGCTACAGAAACTTTTACAATCCGTAAAATGTCTGGTACTGTTGGTGTTGAGCGTATTTTCCCTGTTAATTTACCTGCATTACAAAAAATTGAAATCAATAAGAAAGGTAAAGTGCGTAGAGCTCGTATCTTCTACTTTAGAGGTCTTACTGGTAAAAAAGCAAGAATTAAAGAAGTTCGTAAATAA